CAGAGCGCGCCCACGCCGAGCTCCTCAGCCTGCCGCGCGTATGCGGGAATCTCGCGGAGGTCGAACGTCATGAAGCCGAGATCGAGCTTCACGGGCATGGGGACCTCGGGGTCACCTCGGGGAGGTCGCCTCGGGTCGCCTCAGTACTTGTGGATCGAGAACTCGATCTCCTTCTCCGTGATGAACTCGAGGAGCACGGGAATGCCCTCCTCGGTCTTCTTCATGCCGCGCTGGATCGCCGCCACGATGTCGCCGGGCTCGGTGACGCGCTCGCCGTAGCCGCCGAAGGCCTTGGCCATGTCGGCGTAGTTGCCCGAGATGTCCGTGCTGCGGAATTTCTCGGTGGCTGTCTTCATGATGGGCAGCTCGATCGCCATGGAGAAGTTGTTGAGGAGGATCGAGAGGATCGGGATGCGCTCGCGCACCGCCGTCTCGAAGTCCATGCCCGTGAAGCCGATGGCCGCGTCTCCCCACACGTTGATGCAGAGCTTGTCCGGATGCGCGAGCTTGGCGCCCATGGCCAAGCCCAGGCCGTAGCCCAGCTGCGTCGTCTTGCCCCATCCGATGTAGGTCAGGGGCTCGGTCGATACCCAGAAGGGCGAGATCTGGTCCCGCGGGCTGCCCGCGTCGTGGGTGATGATGGTCCGCGCCGCGTCCACCGTGTGCAGGAGGTCCCAGATCACGCGGTAGGGCGACAGCGGCTTGGCGCTCGACGTGAGCTTGGGCATCCACTGCGCCATCCACTCGGTCTTGATCCGCTTGATCTCGGCGGCCACGGCCTGTCCCCGGCCGCGCGGCTTGCCTTTAAGGCGGTCTTTCACCTCGTGGAGGAGCGCGTCGAGCGTCAGGCCGGCGTCGCCCACCAGGGCGTGATCGACCGGCACGTCCTTGTTGATGTCGGCTGAGTCCAGCGTCGCGTGGATGATGACTTTGCCCTTGGGCATGGCGACGCCGTAGTTCGTCGTCGAGAAGCTGCAGCCGATGCCGAAGATCACGTCGGCGTTTTTCAGGAACTCGTGCAGCTGCCTGGACACCGACCTGCCGCCCGAGCCGAGCGACAGCGGGTGGTTCTCCGGGAAGGCGCTCTTACCCTGGAGACTCGTGGTCACCGGCGCCTCGAGTAGCTCGGCCAGCTGGCGCAGCTGGCTCCACGCCTGGGCATAGTGCACGCCCTGGCCCGCGTAGATGACCGGCCGCTCGGCCGCCACCAGCGCCGCCGCGACCGTGGCCACCGCCTGCGGATCGGGGCCGAAGCGCATGCGCGGCGCGGCGACGTAGTTGAGAGGCTCGGGCACCTCTTCCTGGAAGACGTCGACCGGGATCTCGATCATGACCGGGCGCGGGCGGCCGTTCTTGACCTGGGTGAAGGCGCGCCGGAGCGCGTCCGGCACGGCGTCGGCCATCGTCACCTGCTCGATCCACTTGGTGACGTGCCGGTAGTTGATGAAGGAGTTGAAGTTCGGCGGGATGTTGGTGAGGCGCCGCGGGTAGCCGCCCGGTAGCACGACGATCGGCACGGAGTCGCCGTAGGCCTGCGCCACGCCGCCGAAGGCGTTCTCGGACCCGGGCCCGTGCTGCATCGTAAAGACGCCGATCCTCTGCCCCGAGGTGACGCGGCTCACGGCATCGGCCATGTGCAGGCCCGTGCGCTCCTGGCGCACGATGATGGTGCGGATGTCGGCCTGGGCGGCGGCCTCGATGATGGGGTTGACGGGATAGCCGATGAGGAACTTGACGCCTTCACGCTTCAGGATCTCCGCGACAGCCGCGACCGCCTTCATGAGCGCTCTCCTTTGAGATTGGGGGGGCGTGGTGAGGACGCCGGCCATGCTACCATGTCGCCGCCTGTTCCCCCCTCTCCCTTCCAGGGAGAGGGTCGATGTTCGAGCTGAACACCGGCCGGGGCCGAAGGCCCAGGTCGGCGTGAGGCGAGGGCTGAAACGAATGAGGGTGATCACATGAGCGACTCCGAGATCATCTGGCGGCCGAGCCCCGAGCGCATTGAGCGCGCGCGCCTGACGAAGTTCATGCGCGCCCACGGGCTCGCCTCGCTGGACGCGCTCCAGCGGCGGAGCGTGGGCGACCCCGAGTGGTACTGGGACGCCGTCTCGAAGGACCTGGGCTTCCGCTGGATGAAGGCCTACACCCGCGTGCTCGACACCTCGCGCGGGATCGCCTGGCCGCGCTGGTTCGAGGGCGGCCTCCTGAATCTCTCCGACAACTGCGTGGACCGCCACGTGGACGCCGGCCGCGGCGGGCAGCCCGCCATCGTCTGGGAGGCGGAAGACGGCGAGGTCCGCACGTGGACCTACCGGGAGCTGTCGCGCGACGTCAACCGCCTGGCCAATGTCCTCACACGGCTCGGCGTCGTGGCGGGGGATTCCGTGGGGCTGTTCCTTCCGATGTCCGCCGAGGCGGCCATCGCGATCATGGCCATCTGCCGGATCGGCGCCATCTACTCGCCCTCGTTCTCCGGCTACGGCGCCCAGGCGGTCGCGGCGCGCCTCCAGGACTGCGACGCCAGGGTGCTGATCACCGCCGACGGTTTCCCGCGCCGCGGTCAGACGGTCAAGATGAAGGAGGTCGCCGACGAGGCCGCGACCCTCAGCTCCTCGGTTAAGCACCTGCTCGTCCTCAAGCGCCTCGGCCGTGACGTGCCGTGGACGCCGGGCCGCGACGTCTGGTGGCATGAGGCCGTTGAAAGAGAATCTGACGAGTGTCCGGCGCTGCCGGTGGACGCCGACAGACCCTGCTGCATCACCTACACGTCGGGGACGACGGGCAAGCCCAAGGGCGTGGTGCTGACCCAGGGCGGGCTCCAGATGAAGATCGGCCACGACGCGGCCTACTTCTTCGACCTCGGTGCAGACGACCGCTTCTTCTGGCTCACCGACATGGGCTGGGTCATGGGCACGATCCTCATCCTGGGCGGGCTGACCAACGGCGCGACGCTGGTCCTCTTCGAAGGCACGCCCGACTATCCCAAGCCGGACAGGCTCTGGGCCGTGGCCGAGCGGCACCAGGTCACGGTCATGGGCCTGTCGCCGACGGCGGTGCGCGCGCTCATGCCCCACGGCACCGAGTGGCCGCGCGCCCATGATCTTTCGCGGCTTCGCATCTTCGGCTCGACCGGCGAGCCGTGGAATCCCGAGCCCTACCGCTGGGTCTTCGAGCACGTCGGGGGCGGCACGGTGCCCATCATCAACTACTCCGGCGGCACGGAGATCTCGGGCGGCATCCTGACGTCATTCCCGATCGCGCCCATCAAGCCCTGCTCCTTCAATGGTCCCTGCCCGGGCATCGCCGCCGATGTCTTCGGCGAGGACGGCAGGCCCGTCCGAGGGCAGGTGGGCGAGCTCGTCATCACCAAGCCCTTTCCCGGCATGACCGCGGGCTTCTGGAAGGACCCCGCCCGCTACATCGAGACCTACTGGTCGCGCTGGCCGAATGTCTGGGTGCACGGCGACTGGGCCTACATAGATGAGGACGGCTTCTGGTTCGTCACGGGCCGCTCCGACGACACCCTGAAGATCGCCGGGAAACGAGTCGGCCCGGCTGAGCTCGAGTCGGTGCTCGTGAGCCATCCGTCGGTGACTGAAGCCGCAGCGGTTGGCGTGCCCCACGAGGTCAAGGGCGAGGCCGTGGTGTGCTTCGCGGTGCTGCGTCCGGGCACGCAGTGGAGCGAGGAGCTCCGCGCGGAGCTCTCGGATCTCATCGCCCGCCAGATGGGTAAGGCGCTCAAGCCCGAGCGCGTGCTGTTCGCCGCGGAGCTGCCGAAGACTCGCAGCGCCAAGATCATGCGCCGCGTGATCCGCGCCACCCATCTCGGCAATGACCCCGGCGATCTCTCGTCGCTCGATAACCCGGGCGGGATCAAGGCCATCGCCGAGGCCAAGTAGGACGCAGACCGGCTCACCGCATGAGCACCTACATCATCCGCCGGATCCTTCTCTTCATTCCCGCCCTGGTCGGGGCGTCCATGCTGATCTTTGTCCTGATGCGGCTGGTCCCTGGGGACATCGCCGAGATCCTCGTGTACCAGGCGGGCTCCGAGACGAGCGGCGTCCAGCAGAAGCAGATCCAGCAGATCCGCGACGAGCTGGGCTTGAACCAGCCGGTGATGGTCCAGTATCTCTCGTGGATGGGCGGCGCCGTGCGCGGCGACTTCGGGAAGTCCTATGCGCAGCGCCGGCCGGTCTGGGACATCCTGCGCGAGCGTTTCCCGCGCTCGATGGAGCTGGCGATCCTCACGCTCGCCATTGCGCTGATCTGGGCCATCCCCCTCGGCGTGGTCTCCGCCGTCCACCAGAACGGCCCCCTCGACTACCTCGCGCGCATCGCGAGCCTGAGCGGTTTGAGCGTGCCGCTCTTCGTCACGGGGGCGCTGATCCTGTACGGGCTCGTCCGCGTCTTCCACTGGATCCCGCCGCTCGAGTTCGTGGCCTTTACCGAGGACCCGGTGGAGAACCTCAAGCAGCTGATCTGGCCGGCGCTGGCGCAGGCGTACTACATCAGCGCGCCCATCACGCGGCTCACGCGCTCGCAGATGCTGGAGGTGATCCGCCAGGACTACGTGCGCACGGCGCGCGCCAAGGGTCTGGCGGAGCGCGCGGTGGTCTATCGCCACGCCCTCAGGAACTCGCTCCTGCCCGTGGTGACCTTCGTCGGCTGGTGGGGCGGCCGGCTTTTGGGTGGGCTCGTCATCATGGAGATCATCTTCGTCGTGCCGGGGATGGGGACGGCGCTCGTCCAGGCGGTGAGTCAGCGCGACTACCCGACCGTCCAGGCCATGGTCTTCGTCATGGCCGTGGTCTTCCTGGTCGTGAACCTCGTGGTGGATTTGCTCTACGTCTGGCTCGACCCGCGGATCCACTATGCGTGAGGCGATGGCAGCGCTCGGCCACCTCCTCCGCCGCCAGCCGCTGGGCGCCGTGGGCGGGCTCATCGTCCTTGCTCTGATCGCGGTCGCCGTGCTGGCGCCGCGGCTGGCGCCGCATGGCCCGAAGGAAGCGACCTTCGCCCCGTACCTGCCGCCGAGCGCGGAGTTCCCCATGGGCACCGATCAGATCGGGCGCGACGTGCTGAGCCGCGTGGTGTGGGGCGCGCGGCTGTCCCTCTATGTTGGTCTCGTGTCCGTCGTCTTCGGCATCACGGCGGGCTCGCTCTGGGGCGCCGTCACCGCCTTCCTCGGCGGCGCCGCGGATACGGGCAGCCAGCGCGTCGTGGATAGCGTGATGGCCCTGCCGCCCATCATCCTGGCGCTCGCGCTGATGGCGGCGCTCGGCCAGACGGTGAACAATGTCATCATCGCGCTCATCGTCCTGCTGACGCCCACGGCGGCCCGGACCATCCGTTCCATCGCCCTCGGCATCGTCGTCTCGCCGTACATGGAGTCGGCGCGCGCGCTCGGGGCCACGAACTGGCGCATCATCTCCCGTCACCTCATCCCCAACTGCATGGCCGGCTATATCGTCCTCGTCACGACCAATGTCTCCTACGCCATCGTGGTGGAAGCCTCGCTGAGCTTCATCGGGGCGGGAGCGCCGCCGGACGAGCCCTCGTGGGGCGGCATGCTGACGGCCGGAATCCAGGCGCTCGAGACGGCGCCCTGGATGGTATTCTTTCCCGGACTGGCGATCAGCCTGGCGGTGTTCGGGTTGAATCTCTTTGGAGACTCGATTCGCGATGTCACCGACCCGCGCCTGCGCGGGGGCCTCGGTTAGTAACGACGCAAAGGAGCTCGATCCCAAAAGGAGCCCGGTAAATGACGACCTCGAAGACTCTCCGCCTCTTGGCTTCCCTCGCGCTGATCGCCGCGCTCGCCGCGCCCGCTGCCCAGGCGCAGGACAAGCCGCGTCCCGGCGGCATCCTCACGTGGTTCGACTACGGCGATCCGGGCCGCCTCGACGTCCATGCCGAATCGCCCCTGGTTGTCCAGCAGGCGACGGCGGGCGTCTACAGCGGGCTCCTGCACTATGAGCCGGACGATCCCGCCAAGATAGCCGGCGACCTGGCCGAGCGCTGGACGGTCTCACCCGACGGGAAGACGTACACGTTTTACCTCCGAAAGGGCGTCACGTGGCACGACGGCCAGCCCTTCAGCGCGGCCGACGTCAAGGCCTCGTTCGACCGCATCCTCAGCAAGGACTTCCAGAGCCCCAAGTGCGGGGCCTCGCTCAAGCCCATGGTGGCCGCGGTCGAGATGGTCGACGCGAATACCGTCCAGTTCAGGCTCAAGTTCCCGGCCGCCCCGTTCCTGCCGTCGCTGGCCTCGGCCTGGTGCCGCGTCGCCGCGAAGCACATCCTGGCGAAATACGGCGACCTCAACCAGCCGGAGGCGCAGATCGGCACGGGGCCCTTCAAGTTCAAGAAGTACGAGCGCGGCAGCGTGATCGAGTGGGAGAAGAACCCGAACTACTTCATCCCGGGCCTGCCGTATGTGGACGGCGTCAAGCAGTTCATCCTCGTGGGCGGGCCGACCCAGCTCGCGGCCGCGAAAGCCGGCAAGATCATGCTCTGGGATGCCTGGCCGCCCATGCGCAAGACGCAGGCCGACGAGCTCGGCCGGGCCCGGCAGGACGTGGACATCTACCAGGCGTCCATCAACACGATCTTTCTCATCTACCTGAACTCGCAGAAGCCGCCCTTCAACAACCCGGACCTGCGCCGCGCCGTCAACCTCGCCCTCGATCGACAGGAGATGGTCGCCAAGGCTCTCGAAGGCGCGGGCGTGCCCTGCGGCATCCTCGATCCGAAGCTGTCCGGCGACTTCGCCCTACCGCTCGAGGAGGTCAACAAGATCCCGGGCTGCCGCCAGCCGAAGGACGGAGACATCGCCGAGGCCAAGAAGCTCGTCGAGAAGCACTACCCGAACGGCGTGGACATCGAGGTCGCGGTGCGCTCCGTGGGCAACTACGTCGACCGGGCCCAGCTCGTCATCGCCCAGCTTCGCAAGGCCGGTATCCGCGGGACGCTCAAGACGCACGAGAGCGCGGCCGGCTACGCCGCCTGGGGTAAGGGCGACTTCACGCTCATCGCCACCCAGGACCGGGCCATGGACGTCAATGACCCCTCGGGCGTCTTTCACATCGCCTACACGACCGAGGGCGGGAGCAACTACGGCCGCATGTCCGATCCCAAGATCGACGAGCTGGCCGACCGGGCTCTCCGAGAGTCGAACAAGGACAAGCGCAAGCAGGCCTACTGGGAGCTCCAGCGCTACATCCTCACGCGCGGTGACACCGCCACGGTGGCCGTGGCGTGGGTCGAGGGGTGGTTCTTCAAGGATAAGCGCGTGCAGAACTACAAGCCTGGGCTCACCGTCTACGACAACAACACGTTCATGAGGGTGTGGATCAGCCCGTAGCCGGACGGCTCCAGGAGCAGGAGCGATGGACGCCGTCGGCT
Above is a genomic segment from Candidatus Rokuibacteriota bacterium containing:
- a CDS encoding ABC transporter permease, with translation MSTYIIRRILLFIPALVGASMLIFVLMRLVPGDIAEILVYQAGSETSGVQQKQIQQIRDELGLNQPVMVQYLSWMGGAVRGDFGKSYAQRRPVWDILRERFPRSMELAILTLAIALIWAIPLGVVSAVHQNGPLDYLARIASLSGLSVPLFVTGALILYGLVRVFHWIPPLEFVAFTEDPVENLKQLIWPALAQAYYISAPITRLTRSQMLEVIRQDYVRTARAKGLAERAVVYRHALRNSLLPVVTFVGWWGGRLLGGLVIMEIIFVVPGMGTALVQAVSQRDYPTVQAMVFVMAVVFLVVNLVVDLLYVWLDPRIHYA
- a CDS encoding ABC transporter permease; amino-acid sequence: MREAMAALGHLLRRQPLGAVGGLIVLALIAVAVLAPRLAPHGPKEATFAPYLPPSAEFPMGTDQIGRDVLSRVVWGARLSLYVGLVSVVFGITAGSLWGAVTAFLGGAADTGSQRVVDSVMALPPIILALALMAALGQTVNNVIIALIVLLTPTAARTIRSIALGIVVSPYMESARALGATNWRIISRHLIPNCMAGYIVLVTTNVSYAIVVEASLSFIGAGAPPDEPSWGGMLTAGIQALETAPWMVFFPGLAISLAVFGLNLFGDSIRDVTDPRLRGGLG
- a CDS encoding acetate--CoA ligase; the protein is MSDSEIIWRPSPERIERARLTKFMRAHGLASLDALQRRSVGDPEWYWDAVSKDLGFRWMKAYTRVLDTSRGIAWPRWFEGGLLNLSDNCVDRHVDAGRGGQPAIVWEAEDGEVRTWTYRELSRDVNRLANVLTRLGVVAGDSVGLFLPMSAEAAIAIMAICRIGAIYSPSFSGYGAQAVAARLQDCDARVLITADGFPRRGQTVKMKEVADEAATLSSSVKHLLVLKRLGRDVPWTPGRDVWWHEAVERESDECPALPVDADRPCCITYTSGTTGKPKGVVLTQGGLQMKIGHDAAYFFDLGADDRFFWLTDMGWVMGTILILGGLTNGATLVLFEGTPDYPKPDRLWAVAERHQVTVMGLSPTAVRALMPHGTEWPRAHDLSRLRIFGSTGEPWNPEPYRWVFEHVGGGTVPIINYSGGTEISGGILTSFPIAPIKPCSFNGPCPGIAADVFGEDGRPVRGQVGELVITKPFPGMTAGFWKDPARYIETYWSRWPNVWVHGDWAYIDEDGFWFVTGRSDDTLKIAGKRVGPAELESVLVSHPSVTEAAAVGVPHEVKGEAVVCFAVLRPGTQWSEELRAELSDLIARQMGKALKPERVLFAAELPKTRSAKIMRRVIRATHLGNDPGDLSSLDNPGGIKAIAEAK
- a CDS encoding ABC transporter substrate-binding protein — protein: MTTSKTLRLLASLALIAALAAPAAQAQDKPRPGGILTWFDYGDPGRLDVHAESPLVVQQATAGVYSGLLHYEPDDPAKIAGDLAERWTVSPDGKTYTFYLRKGVTWHDGQPFSAADVKASFDRILSKDFQSPKCGASLKPMVAAVEMVDANTVQFRLKFPAAPFLPSLASAWCRVAAKHILAKYGDLNQPEAQIGTGPFKFKKYERGSVIEWEKNPNYFIPGLPYVDGVKQFILVGGPTQLAAAKAGKIMLWDAWPPMRKTQADELGRARQDVDIYQASINTIFLIYLNSQKPPFNNPDLRRAVNLALDRQEMVAKALEGAGVPCGILDPKLSGDFALPLEEVNKIPGCRQPKDGDIAEAKKLVEKHYPNGVDIEVAVRSVGNYVDRAQLVIAQLRKAGIRGTLKTHESAAGYAAWGKGDFTLIATQDRAMDVNDPSGVFHIAYTTEGGSNYGRMSDPKIDELADRALRESNKDKRKQAYWELQRYILTRGDTATVAVAWVEGWFFKDKRVQNYKPGLTVYDNNTFMRVWISP
- a CDS encoding thiamine pyrophosphate-requiring protein; this translates as MKAVAAVAEILKREGVKFLIGYPVNPIIEAAAQADIRTIIVRQERTGLHMADAVSRVTSGQRIGVFTMQHGPGSENAFGGVAQAYGDSVPIVVLPGGYPRRLTNIPPNFNSFINYRHVTKWIEQVTMADAVPDALRRAFTQVKNGRPRPVMIEIPVDVFQEEVPEPLNYVAAPRMRFGPDPQAVATVAAALVAAERPVIYAGQGVHYAQAWSQLRQLAELLEAPVTTSLQGKSAFPENHPLSLGSGGRSVSRQLHEFLKNADVIFGIGCSFSTTNYGVAMPKGKVIIHATLDSADINKDVPVDHALVGDAGLTLDALLHEVKDRLKGKPRGRGQAVAAEIKRIKTEWMAQWMPKLTSSAKPLSPYRVIWDLLHTVDAARTIITHDAGSPRDQISPFWVSTEPLTYIGWGKTTQLGYGLGLAMGAKLAHPDKLCINVWGDAAIGFTGMDFETAVRERIPILSILLNNFSMAIELPIMKTATEKFRSTDISGNYADMAKAFGGYGERVTEPGDIVAAIQRGMKKTEEGIPVLLEFITEKEIEFSIHKY